attgtttgttcAACAATGCTCTTTAAaacacacacagcctctgcttgcattaagctaagcagacatacTCAATCTTTGAAGAATTGCTGACACACTTTTAGTGAGTCCACAAACATATGGAGTGGATTAAGCAGTTATTATAAGATGATTTTGCCAACTCAAAACACAACAGACATGCTGGTCTACTTCTCAGTCAGCATTAGATGAGGCTCGCTGACTTTGTTGCATAAAGACAGTCTGTCTGGTCTTTGTTGTTTTCAGCTAAATGTGTAGTTATGTAGGCTAGACTACCCAGTCGCCATTCTATATTTCACAAATCATGCATAGACATCACATGCGTAGACAATGCAGATGCTGAGCATTGTATTATATCACAGGAAATAGCAGAGCATTGGTTCATAGAGGATTATGAATACATATAGCAATGTGTAATGAAGAAAGTGCACAGAATCTGGATAAAAATTCTCCAattgtgtcatcaacatactGTATAGCCAAGTTCTGGTGAAAACTTCAAAAGTACAGGAAGTGAAATGAAGCTTTAATATATCAAGATCTTCTACATTTAATGTTGATAATATAAAGATTTTAGCTTTCAGATAGTAATAGCGTTAGTTGTAATATAATCTGTTTACATGAAGATGATATTGATGCTGCCAAAAATACATGCAATGTTAATACAGCCTTTCTTGAATTCAAGTATTATTGTGATCgctgagaagacaacttcaaaatgGTCCAGTGTTGTATAAACTTTATTGTTTCGATTAGTTAGTATCTGTGGTTGTCTTAAAGTTGAAAGTTgcgttttgatgatttttgtgACCTGAGGGTGCCCACAGGATGCGATATCACAGATCCTTGGTCTACAAGAACAACCGGTTGAGTTGTGTAGCTGGGTGGTACGGTCTGCACATACTGTACTCCCGAAGAGCGGTCATCACCGACCACATAAGCCTTCTTTGTTGAACTGCCGCTTtctaaaaaaaaatgtttgaaacaGTTTAGAGTATCTATGGTAGTTTCTGTATAGCTCCAATCTTAcgatcaaaaaatttaaattccaaTGAAGCTGCGATATCTCGCCAGGTTACACATCCTCCGTTGTCATGGTAACAAGGAAGCGCATAGTTACAAATTACTGCTTGAGTCATATATACATTTCTGTATAAGTCGCTGCAATTACATTACAGTAACCCTCACTTTCCATTTGGTAATTCAAGTACTATGCAAGCTATGATAGGCTGCCTTATCTACTCTCATTCATGTCTTGTAAATACACAAGATGTTAACCATAGTTTCATACTCGGATGTCTTGAGATCACAATCTAGCATTGCTCTTGGCTTAAAAAGCGGCCATTAATTTTTTCAATCACAAATTAATTAGTAGCCCATGTGTGTGTGACTTTCATTTTGTGACTGATGGTTGCTTTAGCttgatatgaaatatttaattAGCAACATTATACTATATGTTAAAGAATGTGTCACTTTTCCAtcttcaaattatttttaagttaTCATAGAATGACGTTGTTATTCAAGCTATGAAAAATGCTGATTTTTATGCCAACCCAAAGATACTAtttgatttttgtgtaatttctgGAGCAAAACGAATGTTTttcaagaattttttttttctcGTTTGTAAAAAAGGACTGAAGGCCATTCAGTCAATTGTTTTCGTTTATGCTGATTGATTTTAGACGAATTCAATAATATAATTCTACACCACTGTGTAGCCTGATATATGACATGGCAAAAATGGAATCACTTTaggacaatctttactataataagagccatgttcatctgtctgtttTTCCAAAGCCACACTAAGAACGCTGGGACAAAATATTGCACCACACAGTGATCAAACTGCAATACATGTGTTTAGATTCTCAGCCAAGCCTGCTACTATCTGCACCACTCGACCACCTTTTTACATCTAGGAATTATTGTGTACATACGTATTACACcagacaatctctcacggcTCATAGGATTGCCACTGtcctagtctttactataataagagctgtgctCGTACGTTCATTGTCCGCGGCCACACTTAGGAGTGAAGAAAACAATTGCTTTTTACGAGATTCAAACTCACAAATTTCAGCTTAGTAGACCAATGCTCTACCACTGGCATCAATCGACCACCCTACTGTATGTCAGAATACAGCCAGGTCACTTATTATACCTGACGGTCTGCCAGGGTGCTAGTGACTATAAAGCATTCTTCTCCCTGCTGCATATCACAACGATTCTACCAACTTCTTAGGTAATAACTTTGTGATATGCAGTGTGAAGAAGCACGCATCTAATTCAAAAGAACAAAAGTGGACAGAGTTTAGTGGCTTGAGAATTTTTTTTAGACTCTACTTGAAGGAACAAATAGTAATTACAAACTAATATAAAACAGTATATTCATCACTCCCCATACTGCTGTTTTAACCCTTCATAACTAGTAAGGACTGCTTGAATCATACCTTGCCAAGGAAGGGGCTTGACATGTCTAATAGCCAAGACAAAGGCCAACACAGCTAATATGATGGCATCAAATATGGAGATGATGGCGAGGATGTAGGTCCATTGAAGGTGGCAATTTCCTGTAGAGTAAGCATCTGAACCACACACTTCTTGTACCACCGTGGCATCCCATCCCGCCGGGTAGATTATACAAGCCAGCAACATGAACAAAgctaaaaatgtaaagttttcaTCTCAACTAGTGTGTGATTCCCGTGAAGCTTGAGAATGTATTACTAGGCAAAACTTATACTCTGTCAACATTGTAATCCATGGAATGTAAATAGAGAACTATTATAATACTGTTTGCCAATTTATTTGCAAGCTTTTAACAGAATATCAGATGTGGGGACTTACGCAAATATACGCAGCTACCAGTTAGGTAGCAGATATTAAGTTTATAACCTCGCATTATGTTATTTATATGTGGCCTCGTCCAATAGAGCAGACCTACCTCTTTCTCTACTAGATATACTTAGCCCTAATTCATAGTTCTACTCGGTTATGGCTAGCTTGTGATTGGCATCTCTCTGACAGCATTTGAAAAAGTGTCATTTTAGCTGTTGTATATGTTTAAAATAAGCGTTAATAGGTGTTTCTACCATGTTAGACAGAAATACTATTTCAAGCTATACAGCTTTGAGGAAATGCACTCACTGCCCAACCTACAGTGAAGTTCAACAAACTATTGAACTAAACAATGcgattaaataaaaaaggttttttagaGCCAGAGAGTTTAGTAAAGATCATCCAGCACTTTGTCATTCTTGTAGCATCTGAATAGTTAAGAGACGAGGCCGACCACAGAGCAAAAACAAGTCAGGATCTACCCAGCAATTGTCGTCTGCACGCTAAATCAGTTTGAATAGTAAAGTAAAATGTAAAGTACTCTTCCTTCTTGTCCTTTCAGCGCATTTTATcaagttaataatttttaatgctAACCAAAGGATACTGCAATTTTTTCCTACAAAAATAGGTATGTTTAAGTAGCTTCTCACCAAGTAAAAGAATGTTTGGTCCAAATATGAGTATGAATACAGGTGGAATATAACAGGAATTAGAACATATAGTTCGGGTAAGTCAGCCAAATATGGTTGACAACTAAAGCGGCAGCAGAGAGAATTGAAGCTGTCCgtgatatattttaaaaatctctcAAGTGAACCTTGTCTTCCAGAGTAGTTTACTTAACACATATGTTTTGTAGTTTCCAGTAGTCATTAGAGTTCAACATAAGGAGGTGATTGGACCACGGCAACTCAGCTTATACACATTACTTATGCCTGCTATATGTGTCACTTACACCTCTTTACAAACTTTAAATCAGAACTAATACGTTTCTTTTGTTTCTTCGAATCACTTTTTAGATATCAGATAATCTATGAGATTTGTTTCCAAAAGGATTGTCTTTTTAATAGTGATTGTAAACgcttttaatgatttttacaaTATCTTTTTTGATTCCAAAACTGAAAAGAAAGTATTAGTAATTTCTTTTAATCAGGCCTTAACTCCCTTCACCATAATGACCGTCGATTCTAGCATAAGCTTACCATTGCTAgagatttttttcattttcacacAAATTGCTGCACTGCGAACATGACAACCCATGAACACTCTCATTCAAGTAGGCAAAGGGACATTTTAAAGTTTCTAATCATTTTATTTCGTTTTAGTTTCCcaagattttattagaatattTGCTATTCGTTTGTCACCTCGAAGAGAACCTGTGTACACTTAACCAATGATAGTAGATAAGTCACCCGTTAGTTTCCAAAGGAATATGTAGAATCAATGAGGCAGAGAATAGTTGTGAGCATAGCAACTGAAGGCTGGTAATCAGGCGTACCATCAGAGCTTCATGAATAAGAAATGCTATTCAACTCTAGTTCGCTTTCTCTATTGTAAGATTATAGTGGGAACAAAGAAACATTCAACTCAACGACTGGCCTGTCTTTTTAGTAGTGTTGCAGCTTTGTACTACAGATAGTATTGTGTAACACTTGGGTTGGTTCTCAAGTTGCGTGAAAATTTGATACAAGTTTGTGATATTCTAAAACATAATTGGAGATGTGTTATTTGTTGACTCATCTGGCCTTCTACCTTTAAACAAAATACCACaacttcaataaaaatgtgttttgtgtGAGAAAATGTTACAGTACATTTTATTGAATACTTTGTAATGAACCCGAGTAAGAAATAGCTCTTTAAAGGTAATGCTATTAGATGGAGCTGGGATATGAAGAATGAATCAATCACCTGTTCCTGCATGTCAAACCATAGCCAGGCCGCTAGGAACAAACAACTTTGTCAGATTGTGTAGGTGTGTCACTATCAATCTCTGTCAGCCAGAGTAGAGTGTTCTAAATAGCTGCTCTATCAACATAGCTTTGATTTCTTATTATTGAATGTTGCTCATCTTTATATTCAAAAATAACTTAACCCTTGCCACTCTTGTCAGTTATCATTCGATGGCAAAAGAGAAATATTGGCTCTACAAATTTCAGCttttcaaataataattttagtgGTCGTTTAGCAAAAATTGAAGGCAAGGTATAATGGGTGTCTGCTCAAGTCTACCGTAATATTTCGGTTTTTCTTTCTATTTCTTCTATATTTGAAACGGTTTTAGGAGTGGCGCTCTGTATGATTCGTTTAACATCTGCTGACGCACACTACATTAGGGCAAACATCTGGTGGCCGAAATGCCTTAAAGTCATCATAGACTAGGGTAGGTGCATAGAATAGTGGTATGCATAAAGTTGTTCACCCTCTCAACTCTAGCACTATTTTGAAAACTATGAGTTTTGGATATCAACAAGTTTAAAAAGTTCTCattcttttaaatttaaagtcaaGGAAGAAATATCAGATGCTTGTCATGATGCATTTGCGTAATAGCTCCTCTTTTCTGCTCTCAATAAACGAGGACTCATCAACAATCCATGAATTACGCTCTCTACTGAATGTAggatattttacataaaatttactTCAGTTCGTCAAGTGAGACTGTGTTTAACACAGAGGATAACAACTGGCAAAAGGTTAGACTTCTTTTTAACACAgcgatatatttttattttagattaaaatttttagaTAAGAGCTCAATCactaagtaaaatattttagtatttttaagAGCGAATTCTAAATTTAAGCTTTCAGTTTGTTAGTCAAAATTTGTAACAAGCAATTTATGTTTGAAGTTAATTCGATTCAAGAATGCTTGCTTCAAGATCAAGTTAGAGGAACTTACCAACAACAACGAGAATCCAGCCACAAACGATAAAGACGATCTTGGAGGAAATGCAGATAAAGAGAAAGAAGCACAAGACACACACGACAATCAGTAACACTGCCAATAAAACAAACACCGTTGCTGCCTGGAATGCTGCCGAGGGAATTTCTGTTAGATCGAGAAAGCTTCCCTTTTGGTCAAACTGGTTTTCCACCATTCTATCATATCTCCACAGTCCGAAAGCCCCAGATCCGAGTTGATTTGTCGCCGAGCCGAACCACGTTGGCTGGATGAGGCAGAGGAGAATAATGATGAGAAGGCTGATGACAAGAACACCCCACATGATAGCGATCGCTCTGCTGTATTTTACAT
Above is a window of Watersipora subatra chromosome 3, tzWatSuba1.1, whole genome shotgun sequence DNA encoding:
- the LOC137391956 gene encoding LHFPL tetraspan subfamily member 5 protein-like, giving the protein MGKNNSKPESGDERVLYYHSKYVKYSRAIAIMWGVLVISLLIIILLCLIQPTWFGSATNQLGSGAFGLWRYDRMVENQFDQKGSFLDLTEIPSAAFQAATVFVLLAVLLIVVCVLCFFLFICISSKIVFIVCGWILVVVALFMLLACIIYPAGWDATVVQEVCGSDAYSTGNCHLQWTYILAIISIFDAIILAVLAFVLAIRHVKPLPWQESGSSTKKAYVVGDDRSSGVQYVQTVPPSYTTQPVVLVDQGSVISHPVGTLRSQKSSKRNFQL